Genomic window (Gemmatimonadota bacterium):
GCCGCACCTGCGACTGCTGCCAGACCGCAGCGGCGCTCACAGCGGACGGGCCCATCGTGGTCTACCGCGGCCGCAGTGGCCAGGAAGTGCGGGACGTCTGGTTCACCCGCTTCACGAACGGCGCCTGGTCACCGCCGCGGCTGGTGCACGACGACGGCTGGGTGATCCCCGCGTGTCCGGTGAACGGCCCAGCGGTGTCGGCCGCAGGGCGGCGGGTAGCCGTGGCCTGGTTCACCAGCGCGGGCGAGAGGGCGCGGGTGAAGGTGGCGTTCTCGGCCGATGCCGGCGCGAGCTTCGGCAAGCCGGTCCGCGTGGACAGTGGCGAGCCGGCCGGCCGCGTAGACATCGAACTGCTGGGCGACGGCGCCGCGCTGGTGAGCTGGCTCGAGCGCGGCAAGACCGGCGCCGAAGTGCGCGTCCGGCGCGTGAGCGCCGGCGGACGCCCAGGCCGGACGGCGACGATCGCGGCCTCCAGCGCTGAGCGCGCCAGCGGCTTCCCGCGCATGGCCCGCACGGGGAATCAGGTGGTCTTCGCCTGGACCGAGCCTGGCCGCCCCGCCCACGTGCGCGTGGCTACGGCCCGCATCGCGGATCTGTGATGCACAGCCTGCCGCGGCGGCCGCCGGCCGCGCCCGCCGCGCCCACCGCGCCCACCGCGCCCGTCACAGCCATGCTGCCGCTCCTGCTTCTCGGCGCCCTGGCCGCGGGTGGCGCCTGCCGCGGCGGACCCGCAACAGGCGAGGTGGGCGCGCCCGCACCCGACTACGGCGCCATGACCCTGGCCGGTGACTCGGTGAGCCTCGTGGATTACCGCGGGGACGTCGTGCTGCTCAACGTGTGGGCCACCTGGTGCCACCCCTGCCGCAAGGAGGTGCCGGTGCTGCAGGCACTGCACGAGCGTCACGCGGCGGACGGGCTACGGGTAGTGGGCGTCAGCGTGGACGCCGTGGGCGCGGACGACCTGGTGCGCGAGTTCATGCGGGAGTTAGGCATGACGTACGGGGTCCTGCGCGACCCCGGCGAGCGCGTGGCAGGCGTCTTCCGCTTCCCGGGCGTGCCGGGCACCGTGCTCCTCGATCGCGCCGGCACGGTGCGCTGGCGCCATCTCGGGCCGGTATCCGGCAGCGACCCCGGGCTGCAGGAGGCCCTGCGCGAAGCCCTCTAACACCCAACCACACGCCGCGGCGTGCAGGAGCGGCTGGAAGGCCCGGAGCCGGAGCAGGAATCCGCTACGCGTCCTACTCGTACTGGAAGCGGTAGGTGAACCCCGCGTCCAGACCCAGACCCTTGAACGTGCGCTCGCCCCCAACTTCGTCACCGAAGCGCACCCACTGGTAGCGGCCGCCCACGTTGAGGCCGAACGCCCGGCCCAGCCGGAACTCCACCCCCGCGCCCGCCTTGAAGCCGAATCCCGTCAGAATGACCGTGCCATCCCCGCCGCCCACGCCCAGGATCCCACCGGCCGTGTTCTGCCGATCGTCGATCCCCAGCGCAAAGCCCACTCCGCCTAGAATGTACGGCTCCGTCGGCTGCTCCGGCCGGGTGGCCGGGTACAGCTTGAGCGCGGTGAAGAGCGGGATGATGTAGCTGTTGACCTGCTCGGCCTCGGCGTTCTCGGGGTACACGCCCGCGCTCCGACCGTCCACTGCGTCCAATGCGCCCCCCGAGCGCGCGATCTCCTGATGCCGCCGCCAGAAGCCCACTGAGCTCTCGATTGCCAGATGCAGGTCCAGACCTCGCTGGAAGTATCCCTCGAAGGAAGGGGTCTCCGACCCGTCCGCCCCCTGAACCTCACGGTCCGGGACCAGCCACACGCCACCACGCAGCCCCGCGCCCTCCCGCTGCCGCTTCGCCCGCGCCTTCACCTCGTCCGTTTCCTTGTCCTTCTCCTGCGCCAGCACCGGCTCGGCCGCCAGGAACATCACCAGGGCGAGCGCCGCCACTCGCACCAGCAGCCGGAGCACCTGTCGCACAGCGGGCATACCGTCTCCTTTATGGCTGGTGGATTCTTAACGTCCCGGAATGCAGCAGCGTCCGTTTAACCTGTACGCCACGACGATTGGCAGCGCAAGCACTCGGGGGCACCCCGCGGCGCTCCCCGCGCCGAGCCACCTCATAGGTCGAGTGGTCACCTGTCGCGCCGCCGTCGCCGGACCCAGTCCCTGGATCACTACTTGCCCCCGGGTCTCGACGGAGCTGCGGCCGAGCGCTCTTCCGCTCCGCCACGCGGCATCGCATAGTAGAGGCGTTTTGGCGCTGCCATTCCGCGACGTCCTTTCCCCAGCCTCGGGAGTGAATTGCCATGATGCCGCGCCGCCGATACCGCCACATCGCGCCCGCCGCAGCCTGCTTCCTCATCATCCTCGCCTTCGCCCCGGCCAACGCCCAGGCGCCGCGCCCGACTGCCGAGCAGCTCAAGCGGGAGGTGGCCGCGGAAGTTGCCGGGCTGCAGAAGCTCTCCCAGGAAATGGTGGACATGGTGTTCAGCTTCTCGGAGTTGGGGTTCCAGGAGAAGTGGACGGCGGACTACATCACGGGGATCCTGCGCAAGGAGGGATTCCGCATCGAGCCGGGGTGCGCCGGCATGCCCACGTGTTACATCGCCTCCTGGGGCCGCGGCAAGCCGGTGATCGGCATCATGGGCGATATTGACGGATTGCCCGAGACCTCGCAGAAGCCAGGCGTCGCCTATCAGGACCCGCTCATCCCCGGCGGCCCCGGCCACGGCGAGGGGCACAACAGCGCGCCGTCCGTGGACGTGGTCGCGGCCATTGCCGTCAAGCGAGTCATGCAGCGTCATGGCATTCCCGGCGAGCTCCGCGTCATCCCCGGCGTGGCCGAGGAACTGGTCTCGAGCCGCACTTACATGGTCATGGCCGGCCTATTCAAGGACATGGATGCCATGCTGTCCACGCACGTGGGCAATGATTTCACGACCAGCTACGGCATCAGTGGCTCCGGGCTGGTCTCGACCATGTACACGTTCCACGGCAAGTCCGCGCACAGCGCCGGCTCGCCCTGGTCCGGCCGCAGCGCGCTGGACGC
Coding sequences:
- a CDS encoding TlpA family protein disulfide reductase; translation: MHSLPRRPPAAPAAPTAPTAPVTAMLPLLLLGALAAGGACRGGPATGEVGAPAPDYGAMTLAGDSVSLVDYRGDVVLLNVWATWCHPCRKEVPVLQALHERHAADGLRVVGVSVDAVGADDLVREFMRELGMTYGVLRDPGERVAGVFRFPGVPGTVLLDRAGTVRWRHLGPVSGSDPGLQEALREAL